The Candidatus Aminicenantes bacterium genome has a window encoding:
- a CDS encoding iron ABC transporter permease gives MNKKIYWLGAIVLICLLIIPFFGVVPIKWQLLLHKNTASFIFWQLRVPRALLGFVAGSILALSGLVCQNLFKNNLATPEILGISSGASAGAVLALKFNLHVPFFGLGGMVLFSYLGALSSVLFVLLISRLVRNASLYTFLMCGVALNFFYSALIVFFQYLFDYANTFSLLRWLMGGISVTGYHEVILLASLLLLFLSAIFLFKKEFLLLAAGDHFAQSRGLPVQQFRIAAFLGLAFFVGAVVSICGPIGFVALIVPHISRLWGKSHYGQTVVLTLLLGGGFLLLADWLARTLVAPVDIPVGIVTSLFGAPFFLSLILSQLKKAE, from the coding sequence ATGAATAAAAAAATTTATTGGCTTGGTGCGATTGTTTTAATATGCTTGCTCATCATTCCGTTTTTCGGCGTCGTTCCCATCAAATGGCAACTCCTGCTCCACAAAAATACCGCCAGTTTTATTTTTTGGCAATTGCGTGTCCCGCGTGCCTTGCTGGGGTTCGTCGCCGGGTCCATTCTGGCGCTGTCGGGCCTGGTATGCCAGAATTTGTTTAAAAACAATCTGGCCACTCCCGAAATTCTGGGAATTTCTTCCGGAGCTTCGGCCGGAGCGGTTCTGGCGCTTAAATTCAATCTGCATGTCCCGTTTTTCGGTTTGGGCGGGATGGTTCTGTTTTCCTATCTGGGGGCCTTGTCGTCGGTTCTGTTTGTCCTGCTCATTTCGCGCCTGGTGCGCAATGCATCGCTGTACACCTTTTTAATGTGCGGCGTGGCGCTGAATTTCTTTTATTCGGCGCTGATTGTTTTTTTTCAATACCTGTTCGATTATGCCAATACCTTTTCGCTTTTGCGCTGGCTGATGGGGGGCATTTCCGTGACCGGATATCATGAAGTCATTTTATTGGCCAGCCTGCTGTTGCTTTTTCTATCGGCCATTTTTCTTTTCAAGAAGGAGTTTTTGCTGCTCGCGGCCGGTGACCATTTCGCGCAAAGTCGGGGTTTGCCGGTGCAGCAATTCAGGATAGCCGCGTTTTTGGGGCTGGCATTTTTTGTTGGCGCGGTGGTTTCGATTTGCGGACCGATCGGATTCGTTGCCCTGATCGTGCCGCACATATCCAGGTTGTGGGGCAAGAGCCATTACGGCCAGACCGTCGTTTTAACGCTTCTGCTGGGCGGCGGTTTTTTGCTCCTGGCCGATTGGCTGGCGCGAACGCTCGTCGCTCCGGTCGATATCCCGGTCGGGATTGTCACCTCGCTGTTCGGGGCGCCTTTCTTTTTGTCGCTGATCCTGTCGCAATTGAAAAAAGCGGAATGA
- a CDS encoding ABC transporter ATP-binding protein: MIQVKHLSHSLGRKTVLRNLDFHLHENDFVLIFGPNGAGKSTLLKLLAGILAAEKGDVFIGQKNISRYSKKELATQVAYLPQFDDFNLPLLVKDILLSSRYPYQALFKGYSRRDYEMVERSVERFALQDVVGRNMQTLSGGERKKVLLASAFIQDVPIVLLDEPLNFLDPAGARQVMRMLREMHALGKTIVLVSHALEHVYSQANKMLALKNGEIRYFGEKKFSAELFQDIYQVSVKRVFAENREIIYIDE; encoded by the coding sequence ATGATCCAAGTCAAGCACCTGAGTCATTCGCTTGGCCGCAAGACTGTTCTGCGAAACCTGGATTTCCATTTGCATGAAAACGATTTTGTCCTGATTTTCGGGCCGAACGGGGCGGGAAAATCGACCTTGTTGAAACTGCTGGCCGGAATCCTCGCCGCTGAAAAAGGAGATGTTTTTATCGGCCAAAAGAATATATCGCGCTATTCAAAAAAAGAATTGGCCACGCAGGTCGCTTATCTCCCCCAGTTTGACGATTTCAACTTGCCGTTGCTGGTCAAGGACATCCTGCTTTCCAGCCGCTATCCCTACCAGGCCCTTTTCAAGGGCTATTCGCGCCGGGATTACGAGATGGTCGAACGATCGGTCGAACGCTTTGCCTTGCAAGATGTTGTCGGCCGCAACATGCAGACCCTGAGCGGCGGCGAGAGGAAGAAGGTGCTGCTGGCCAGCGCCTTCATCCAGGACGTGCCGATCGTTCTATTGGACGAACCGTTGAATTTTTTGGATCCCGCCGGGGCCAGGCAGGTGATGCGCATGCTCAGGGAGATGCATGCCTTGGGGAAAACGATCGTGCTGGTCTCCCATGCCCTGGAACACGTTTATTCCCAGGCCAACAAGATGCTGGCGTTGAAAAACGGTGAAATCCGCTATTTCGGGGAAAAAAAATTTTCAGCCGAGCTGTTCCAAGATATTTACCAGGTATCGGTCAAACGGGTGTTTGCCGAAAACAGGGAAATCATCTACATCGATGAATAA